In one Watersipora subatra chromosome 6, tzWatSuba1.1, whole genome shotgun sequence genomic region, the following are encoded:
- the LOC137398565 gene encoding uncharacterized protein isoform X1 has translation MVTLKKEITTHYNGLLRAANNMLTEICKLDKQLWGMYDDEEVECKKRVEMVDRLQEEQISKITEESEKLKDQIHNYERKLTEAVESSNNDLMEIKDKLEQCCRNVQKLLRDSGVTEQVQNKEETTQRLQTHTNTELPYQLSKFPHMMKGGRNLTLDVTLFSLPVQVKLKFTKSIPSNSFVTNSYNYSAAHSPGGDILLAGKEGVTSLVTNNQLVRATLVRSVCIHGNCLFLCSTARQRVGTFMYTCSITNVISNYFQLVNDKTAAIPVLQRVTDILLW, from the exons ATGGTGACCCTCAAGAAGGAAATAACCACTCACTATAATGGTCTCTTACGAGCAGCCAATAACATGCTGACTGAGATCTGTAAACTGGACAAGCAACTTTGGGGAATGTATGATGATGAGGAGGTAGAGTGCAAGAAAAGAGTAGAGATGGTAGACAGGCTCCAAGAAGAACAG ATCAGTAAAATTACTGAAGAGAGCGAAAAGTTAAAGGATCAAATCCATAACTACGAGAGAAAACTGACAGAGGCAGTAGAGTCAAGTAACAACGATTTGATGGAAATAAAGGACAAATTAGAGCAGTGCTGTAGGAATGTACAAAAGCTGCTAAGAGACAGTGGTGTGACAGAACAAGTGCAGAATAAAGAAGAGACAACTCAAAGACTACAGACTCACACAAACACTGAACTTCCATATCAACTCTCAAAGTTTCCGCATATGATGAAAGGGG GCAGAAACTTAACTCTGGATGTTACCCTTTTCAGCCTCCCAGTTCAGGTCAAGTTAAAATTTACCAAATCTATTCCCTCCAACTCTTTCGTTACTAACAGTTACAACTACTCAGCTGCCCATTCACCAGGTGGAGATATTCTTTTGGCTGGTAAAGAGGGAGTGACGTCCCTGGTGACAAATAATCAACTAGTTAGAGCAACTTTGGTCCGTAGCGTGTGTATACATGGGAATTGTCTTTTTTTGTGCAGCACGGCCAGGCAAAGAGTTGGGacatttatgtatacatgttcGATCACAAATGTGATATCAAATTATTTTCAGTTAGTAAACGACAAGACAGCAGCTATTCCTGTCTTGCAGCGAGTGACAGATATATTGCTGTGGTAG
- the LOC137398565 gene encoding uncharacterized protein isoform X2, with translation MVTLKKEITTHYNGLLRAANNMLTEICKLDKQLWGMYDDEEVECKKRVEMVDRLQEEQISKITEESEKLKDQIHNYERKLTEAVESSNNDLMEIKDKLEQCCRNVQKLLRDSGVTEQVQNKEETTQRLQTHTNTELPYQLSKFPHMMKGG, from the exons ATGGTGACCCTCAAGAAGGAAATAACCACTCACTATAATGGTCTCTTACGAGCAGCCAATAACATGCTGACTGAGATCTGTAAACTGGACAAGCAACTTTGGGGAATGTATGATGATGAGGAGGTAGAGTGCAAGAAAAGAGTAGAGATGGTAGACAGGCTCCAAGAAGAACAG ATCAGTAAAATTACTGAAGAGAGCGAAAAGTTAAAGGATCAAATCCATAACTACGAGAGAAAACTGACAGAGGCAGTAGAGTCAAGTAACAACGATTTGATGGAAATAAAGGACAAATTAGAGCAGTGCTGTAGGAATGTACAAAAGCTGCTAAGAGACAGTGGTGTGACAGAACAAGTGCAGAATAAAGAAGAGACAACTCAAAGACTACAGACTCACACAAACACTGAACTTCCATATCAACTCTCAAAGTTTCCGCATATGATGAAAGGGGGTTAG